The genomic stretch ACTTGTCGCCGGCCACCTCTAGGTTGGTGGCATGGAGACCCTGAACGTCGCGCTGAAGAACTGCCACGGCATCCGCGAGCTGCAGGCTACGTTCGACTTCGGAGACTGCAGCGCGGCTGCTGTCTACGCGCCCAACGGCACGATGAAGACGTCCTTCGCCCGGACCTTCCGAGATCTGTCGGACGGAACGGAGACGAAGGACCACATGTTCCCGGAGCGGGAGACGTCCCGCAGCGTGACCGACGAGACCGGCGGCGAGATCGACTCGTCGGACGTCGTCGTGGTTCTCTCCTACGACGAAGAGGTGGGGCCGACCGAGGAGACCTCGACCCTCCTCGTGAATGCCGCGCTCCGCAAGGAGTACGAAGGGCTTCAAGTCGACCTCCTCAACGCCCGAGACGAACTGGTCGTTGCTCTCACGGCGCAGGCCGGCACGAAGCAGGATGTCGTCAGCGCGGTGTCGCAGGTGTTCATGCATGATGCCGACAAGTTCTTCGACGCCCTCGTCCGGGTGAGCTACGAGGTCGAGCAGATGGAGGACGCCCGGTTCGCCGACCTGCCGTATGACATCCTCTTCAACGACAACGTCGACGCGATCCTAAGGTCGCCGGCGCTGCAGTCGGAGCTGGAGCAGTACGTCACCCGGCTGAACGAGCTCCTCGACGAGTCCGCGTTCTTCAACCGGGCGTCGTTCAGCTTCTACAACGCGGCCAAGGTGACGAAGAGCCTCGGCGACAACGGGTTCTTCGCGGCGAACCACTCCCTGCTGCTGCACGGCGAGGAGAGTCCGCGGGCCGTGAACAGCGCGGCTGACCTGACGGCGTTGATCGCGGAGGAGAAGAAGCGCATCACCGCTGACGACGCGCTCCGCAAGAAGCTGGACGCCGTCGAGAAGGCCCTACAGAAGAACGTCGACACTCGCAAATTCTTCGACTTCGTCGCGGGCCGGGTGGACCTCCTCTCGGAGCTCGCAAACGTCTCAACGTTCCAGCAGGACGTCTGGAAGTCGTACTTCAAGACCCACCAGGAGCTGTTCGACCGGGTGGTGACGTGCTTCAAGGAGACCGAGGCACGCCGCAAGGAGATCGAGCAGCAGGCGGCCGCCGAGAGCACCCAGTGGGAGAAGGTCATCAAGATCTTCAACGAGCGCTTCTTCGTGCCGTTCCGGCTCAGCGCCGAGAACAAGTACCGGGTCATGCTCGGCCAGGAGACCATGCTCAAGCTCATCTTCGAGTTCGAGGAGGGCGGCGACTCGACGAGCGTCGAGCGCGACGACCTGCTGGCGGTGCTGAGCACTGGCGAGAAGAAAGCCCTCTACATCCTCAACGTCCTGTTCGAGATGGAGGCGCGCAAGGCCGCGGGCAGGGAGACGCTCTTCATCATCGACGACCTCGCCGACTCGTTCGACTACAAGAACAAGTACGCGATCATCCAGTACCTCAAGGAGATGGCGGAGCACGCCGACTTCAAGCTCATCCTCCTGACGCACAACTTCGACTTCTTCCGAACGCTGCTCAGCCGCGGGGTCGTCTCGTACAAGAGGTGCTTCATGGCGCAGAAGGGCGAGTCGAGGGTCGTCCTCGACCAGGCGGCCCACGTCAAGAACCCGTTCATCCACGGCTTCAAGAAGAACTTCTTCAGCGACGGCATGCAGCGCGTCGCGTCGATCCCTTTCGCCCGCAACATCCTCGAGTACACCAAGGGCGATGACGACCCCGACTACCTCAGGCTGACCTCGCTCCTGCACTGGAAGCAGGACTCCTCGTCGATCACGAACGCTGACCTCGACCGGATTTTCAACGGAACCTTCCACGGCCAGGGGGACGCGTCCTGGGGGTCGCCCGGCGAGTCGGTGATCGACCTGGTGCTCGCGCAGGCCGACCTCGCGCTGGCCGCGCCTGAGGGAGTCAACTTCGAGCACAAGATCGTGCTGTCCATCGCGACCCGGATCCTCGCGGAGCAGTACATGGTGACCGAACTCGCCGACCCTCCGTTCACCGATGGCATCACGGCCAATCAGGCGTACGCGCTGCTCCGCGCGTTCAGGAGCCGAGGGCTCGGCACGGCGGAGGCGATCGAGACGCTCGACGGCGTGGTCCTCATGACGCCGGAGAACATCCACGTCAACTCGTTCATGTACGAGCCGATCATCGACATGTCCGACGTGGCGCTGCGACAGCTCTACTCACGGGTTAAGAGCCTGTACTCGTAAACCGAGAGAAGCCAATGGCGGTCCTCGCCGGGCGAACCCGAGCGGGCCTGCTGAGCCGTTACGTGCCCCAGATGCGACTTCGACGATTCACAAACCTGCTCTGACCAGGCTAAAGGCACTCTGGTGCCCTGCTTTGCAAGCAGGATGTCGGGAGTCCGATTCTCCCATGATCCACAGCAAAAACGGGGCCGTAGCTCACCTGCTAGAGCGCCGCTTTTGCAAGGCGGAGGCAAGGGGTTCGAGTCCCCTCGGCTCCATATCACCCCAGGTCAGAGGCCGTTTTCCCGCTCGGGAAAGCCGCCTCTTTCCGTGTCACGTGTCGGTTTGGAGCGGCCGTTCTGAGCGGACGCAGCACGCGCCCAGGTGGTAGTAGGAAGGCGAATAGCGGTAGTAATCCGTGTTGGGTTCGGTGCGCCCCGTGCGCCCCCACGACCCGCGGAATCCTGCAGGTCCCGGATCACCGATTCTGCCCCGTGCGCCCCGAGTGCGCTCCGGCGCGCGACTTCAGGGGCGGGTGAGGATGCGACCGATGAGCTCTCGCTGCTCGATCGAAAGCGCCGACGCGTTCGCGACCGCCCGCTTGACGGCGGCCTCGAGCGCATCATCCGCACCGCGTGGGGCATCATCCTCGATGACGTGTTCGTTATCCACGCCACCAGCCTGCCAGGACGACGCGCCGTAGGCTAGAGCGTGCCAACTCGAGGAGATGGACGATGACCGAGCTGCCGGATTGGGACGAGCTCCCGGAGGGGCTCCGTCATCCGAAGAACCTTGCGCGTCTGGCGATCGAGCAGCTCTCTCTGCCCGCTGATTCCCCGTGTCGTGTTCTGATCGTTCAGGACGCCGGCTGGCGTGACGGCCGGGTCTACGTCGAGGTTGAACGGATCGGCGGGCGCACCTCTCGGATTGACATCGAGAAGGGGGACGGTCCCAGTACGCTCGCAGCAAGAATCACCGCCGTCCTCAGTTAGATCGATCACCGCACACCAGAGCCCCGTGGCCCCGATGTCCACGGGGCTCTGGTCATGCCGCCCCCGCCGCTCGGGACGCTGCCAGTACCGCGTGCACCGTGCCGACCGAGACGCCGACCGCGCGAGCGATTTCTCTGATTGATTCGTCCCTCTCGCGCCGCGCAAGGATCACGGCGCGCTTGTCGTCGTTGACCACCCGCGGCCGTCCGCCGACCCGACCGCGCCTCCGTGCCGCCTCAAGCCCGTTCCGCGTCTTGCGGACGATGTCGCGACGGCGGTCCTCGGCTAGGGCGAGGGCGAGGTCGAGGTCGAGGATGAGGCTGCGCTCGGAGTGCTCGCCGGCGGCGATGCCCTCAAGCACCTTGACGGTGCACCCGCGCTCGAACAGCTCAGTGAGGACGATGAGGCCCTCCAGCAGGTTACGCCCCAGGCGGTCGACCTCCTGCACCGCGAGCATGTCGCCGTCCCGCATGTAGTCGAGCGCCGCCTGCAGCCCGGGGCGATCGTCGACCTTGAGCTTGCCGCTCACCTTCTCCTCGAAGACGCGGATGCAGATCGGGTCGAGCGCGTCGTGCTGGCGCTGGGTCTCCTGCTTCGCGGTGCTCACTCGCACCAGCCCGATCAGTGCCATGGCTCCTCACCTCGTTCAAAAAATGTGTTCAAGTAGCGCTTCCTACCCTGCCTGTTGTTGAACGACATATTGAACCGGAGAATGGCTGAATGGGACGACTTGGAGGAGTCTCTCAGGCGTCCACGCAAACGACCGTTTTCTGAACATTGCAGCGGTTCACGGCGGACACGATGCGCTCGAGGCCATCGAAGTCACGTTCCGTGATGAGGCGCAGTGCGATGTCGTCGCGCCGCTGGCCATGCAGGTTCCGTCGGAGTGACAGATCGAGCCCATCACGGCCACGCCTCTCCGTCGTAGTAGTCGACCTGTACGACGTGATCGGCGCGTTCCCGAAGCCACTCGGCGACCGCCTCGTCTCCGTCCCAGGCGTCGGCGGCGTGCTCGAGCGCCGCGCCGGCCATCCGCGCTGCGAGAGAGTCTTGGATCCGCCTCAACTCCTCGGCGTGGCGGTGATTAATGTGCTGCGTACCGATCAGGTCGTCGCGCGACGCGGCCATGACCCTCGACCGCTACACGGACCTCTTCCCCGATGACCTCGACGGCGTCGCGACGGCCCTCGGGGCGCTCCGGGAGGCCCGGCTCCTCCGACAAGAATCCGACAAGGATTGAGGTGTGAGGCGGCGTGCTCCGTTGTGCGCAGATGGGGGCGGATGCGCGTATTCCCGCGAAAGTACGACGTGTGACCTTGCGTCATCTGTGGGTGATCCTGGGTTCAAATCCCACCGTCACAGCCATCCGAAGGCCCTGACTTCCTGCTGAGGTCGGGGCTTTCGTCGCATCCGGAGATCCACGCTTCGGCAGGGGACTTCTCCACCCGTCGACTCGTCGATCGAGGAATGCTGCAGGAGATGAGCGGACGCAGTCGGGGCCGCGTGTGGCTGGCGATGGAGGTGCTCGACGTGCTCGACGCGTTCACCGAGGAACTGCGGCGGCCCTCTGCGGGCCGATACGTCACCTGATGCGAGCGCCAGGGTGGATGGCGAACCGAGTGCGGCTCGTGCCATGGCCCGGCGTCGCGCACGGCGTGTCGCGCACCTGATGCACTCAGAATGCTCACTCGGAGCCTCGGAGCGAGACGACGCGATTGTGCTCGCAGCATTCTTCCGGGCGCGAGCGGCGCCCTTCCGCCGCTCAGGGCAGCGGCGTCGTGCCCCGCCGCGCGGGCGTCGCCTGCCGCGTGAACCGCGCCATCACGGCGTCGACGAGCCAGCCGAGCGCGAGGGCGACGACGATCGAGATCAGCACGGCGGTCAGCGTTCCGCCCGGCACGATCGCGGCGATGGCCGCCCCGATGACGGCCTGGTAGGTCGCCCACAGCGTTGCCGATGCGGCCGCGACCGCGAGGTACCTGGCCGGGGGCACCTTCGTCGCGCCCGCCGTGAGGTTGACGGCGAGCCGAGCGAACGGGATGAAGCGCGCCGTGAAGATCGCCGTCGCGACGTGCTTGCGGAGGCGGCGGCGCGCCCATGCGTGCGCGTGGCGGAAGCGCTTGCTGCGGGCGGCGATGCGCCAGCGCTCCGGGTGGAGGAGACGCCCGATCCAGTAGCACGAGGTGTCGCCGAGCGCGGCCGCGGCTGCGGCCACGGCGATGACGGCGTACAGGGGAGGGCCGATCTCGGACGAGACCGAGCCGAATGCCGTGACCGCGAGCTCACCCGGGATGACGACGAGGAACGAGTCGGCGAAGACGAGGCCGAAGAGCGCGCCGAGCGCCCAGGGGCTCGCCGCGAGGGCTTGGATCCATACATCTGCCATGTCGGCCTGCATCGTATGGTTCGGTGGAGCGACCGTCCTGTGAACGGCGGCGCGTGCTGGGAACGGTCGGGCCTCGCGCGGGACGCCGCCCGAGCTCCGGATGCCGTGGCCGCCGCTCCGCGCGCCCGTCGGCAAAAATCGCGCACGGGTTGTTATGCGCGCGCGGCCGCTACAGGAGCATGATGAAAGTTCGTGTGGCGACGCAACGAAGGAGTTCTCGTGTCTCAGCCTCAACCCGGCAAGCTCAAGCGGAATCAGCTCGGCGTGCCGTCAATTGTTTTCCTCGTACTCGCGGCGGTCGCCCCCCTCACCGCCGCGGTTGTGGTCATGCCGCTGGCGATCGGCTTTGGCAACGGGGGTGGGATCTCGGTCTCGGTGCTCATCGTGGGCGCCGCCCTGCTGCTGTTCGCGATCGGCTACGCGCAGATGTCGAAGGAGCTCGTCAACGCCGGCGGCTTCTACGCGATCGCCGTGAAGGGCCTCGGGCGCACCGCGGGTCTCGTGACCGGCCTCGTCGCGACCCTCGGCTACAACTTCTTCGTCGCGGGCACGGTCGGCACGACCGGCTTCTTCACGGGCCAGGTCGCGTTCCCGGCCCTGTTCGGGTTCGAGATCAACTGGTTCCTGATCGGGCTCGTGCTCTTCGTCATCGTCTTCCTGCTTGCGCGCAGCGGCATCCAGGTGAGCGCCATCGTGCTCGGCGTCGCCCTCGTGCTCGAGGTCCTCATCCTCCTCGCCTTCGCCATCTCGGTGCTCGTGCAGACCGGCTACAGCTTCGACGCGTTCACGCAGGCGTTCAGCCCCGAGATC from Pseudoclavibacter endophyticus encodes the following:
- a CDS encoding DedA family protein; the encoded protein is MADVWIQALAASPWALGALFGLVFADSFLVVIPGELAVTAFGSVSSEIGPPLYAVIAVAAAAAALGDTSCYWIGRLLHPERWRIAARSKRFRHAHAWARRRLRKHVATAIFTARFIPFARLAVNLTAGATKVPPARYLAVAAASATLWATYQAVIGAAIAAIVPGGTLTAVLISIVVALALGWLVDAVMARFTRQATPARRGTTPLP
- a CDS encoding ATP-binding protein, which encodes METLNVALKNCHGIRELQATFDFGDCSAAAVYAPNGTMKTSFARTFRDLSDGTETKDHMFPERETSRSVTDETGGEIDSSDVVVVLSYDEEVGPTEETSTLLVNAALRKEYEGLQVDLLNARDELVVALTAQAGTKQDVVSAVSQVFMHDADKFFDALVRVSYEVEQMEDARFADLPYDILFNDNVDAILRSPALQSELEQYVTRLNELLDESAFFNRASFSFYNAAKVTKSLGDNGFFAANHSLLLHGEESPRAVNSAADLTALIAEEKKRITADDALRKKLDAVEKALQKNVDTRKFFDFVAGRVDLLSELANVSTFQQDVWKSYFKTHQELFDRVVTCFKETEARRKEIEQQAAAESTQWEKVIKIFNERFFVPFRLSAENKYRVMLGQETMLKLIFEFEEGGDSTSVERDDLLAVLSTGEKKALYILNVLFEMEARKAAGRETLFIIDDLADSFDYKNKYAIIQYLKEMAEHADFKLILLTHNFDFFRTLLSRGVVSYKRCFMAQKGESRVVLDQAAHVKNPFIHGFKKNFFSDGMQRVASIPFARNILEYTKGDDDPDYLRLTSLLHWKQDSSSITNADLDRIFNGTFHGQGDASWGSPGESVIDLVLAQADLALAAPEGVNFEHKIVLSIATRILAEQYMVTELADPPFTDGITANQAYALLRAFRSRGLGTAEAIETLDGVVLMTPENIHVNSFMYEPIIDMSDVALRQLYSRVKSLYS
- a CDS encoding recombinase family protein, which codes for MALIGLVRVSTAKQETQRQHDALDPICIRVFEEKVSGKLKVDDRPGLQAALDYMRDGDMLAVQEVDRLGRNLLEGLIVLTELFERGCTVKVLEGIAAGEHSERSLILDLDLALALAEDRRRDIVRKTRNGLEAARRRGRVGGRPRVVNDDKRAVILARRERDESIREIARAVGVSVGTVHAVLAASRAAGAA